In one window of Solanum pennellii chromosome 2, SPENNV200 DNA:
- the LOC107011350 gene encoding ribulose bisphosphate carboxylase small chain 1, chloroplastic produces the protein MASSIVSSAAAATRSNVAQASMVAPFTGLKSSASFPVTKKNNNVDITSLASNGGRVRCMQVWPPINMKKYETLSYLPDLSDEQLLKEIEYLLKNGWVPCLEFETEHGFVYRENNSSPGYYDGRYWTMWKLPMFGCTDATQVLAEVQEAKKAYPQAWVRIIGFDNVRQVQCISFIAYKPEGY, from the exons ATGGCTTCCTCAATTGTCTCATCGGCAGCCGCTGCTACCCGTAGCAATGTTGCTCAAGCTAGCATGGTCGCACCCTTCACCGGACTCAAATCCTCCGCGTCTTTTCCCGTTACCAAGAAGAACAACAACGTTGACATTACCTCCCTTGCTAGCAATGGTGGACGTGTTAGATGCATGCAG GTGTGGCCACCAATCAACATGAAGAAATACGAGACATTATCATACCTTCCTGACTTGTCCGATGAGCAATTGCTTAAGGAAATTGAGTATCTTTTGAAAAATGGATGGGTTCCTTGCTTGGAATTCGAGACTGAG CACGGATTTGTGTACCGTGAGAACAACAGTTCCCCAGGATACTACGATGGTAGATACTGGACCATGTGGAAGTTACCTATGTTTGGGTGCACTGATGCAACACAGGTGTTGGCTGAGGTTCAAGAGGCGAAGAAGGCGTACCCACAAGCCTGGGTTCGTATTATCGGATTCGACAACGTTCGTCAAGTCCAGTGCATCAGCTTCATTGCCTACAAGCCAGAAGGATACTAA